In Panicum virgatum strain AP13 chromosome 5K, P.virgatum_v5, whole genome shotgun sequence, the genomic window ttgcaaaaaaaaatttcgttTCATCTAAATACGGCCTAAAAGTTTAAGCAAGTGTGAACGAGATGCGACCGGACACATGGCACGAGCAGCGTCTCCGGCGACACGGCCGCCGGTCGGGCGGGCCAACAGGACCGgccggctgccgccggcgacaGTCCCTCGTGTCCGCATGTGTTTCCCAACGTGGTTTCAAGTCCCGTCGACGCGGACGTCCATATGCTCGTGTCCAGTGTCCCGCCTTCCCCTTTTCCGTCTCTCCGTTCCGTTGCTTTCGACGATCCACCacctcaacttttttttttgccctcgAGCCAAATAATCACGGCACCCTAATCCGAGCACTAAGTTATGTGCTTTTCGCCTAAAGAACGAATTCCAGGTGCTCCAATACTAAGTTTTGTTGGCTGTTTTCCCGTCTAGAATAAACGCCGGTGTGCTTTTTCTCTGCGGGGGTCAAAGGGGGTGGCTGCTTAGAAGAATCTGTGCTTCGGATCGTGCCGCCCTAATCCTTATCCAGCCCTGGACTCCTTCAAGCCCTGTGGACCGTCGTGGTGGACACGCTCGAAAAATCCTCCGGAGTTGTTCCCGGCATGCGTGGTCCACCTGCCTCACTCCGGAGCGATCGAAATTGGTTGATGACCATCTGCTGGAACTTTATACTAGGTCTAGGTCCTTTTTTTTCTCACTCTCTTTGCTCGAACGAACCGTTCAAACACGCCTTGTGGCTGGTGCCGAGCTCGACGACCGGTGCGACTCTTCCTGGCTGGCTCCCTCCGTTGTGCGCCCGGACTGCGACCCAGGGCAGCAGGCAGGTGGGTTCGCGCTTCTACCGTGCGATGTGTTCCGTTCAAACGCCGAAACGCGCCGACGACCTGCGCAACCAGCCGTGTTCTGACCGATCGCAGCGGGACGGGGAACGCTACCACCACCCCGTTTCTATCCATCCATCCGTCACCGTCCAAGAGGTCATCCATCGCCCGGAaggcgcgcgcacgccgccggtgCGCGAGCCGATAAGGGCGGGTGACCCCGGGAACGGATGATGGGAACGGGATGCGATCCCCGGCCGCATCGCGCGGGGATCCGGCGACAGCGACCGGCCACGATACGGTGCGATCGCCTCGCCGGCCAGCcgggccgcgcggcgcggcgccccaGAAAAATCATGTGCGCGCCGCGGCGTGGGGGGGCCAAGCTCTCTGCGGCGTTCTCGGGTTGGGGGGACCACGCGTGGACTGTCCCGGCGGGGGCTCTGCTCGCTCCGCGCCAGGCGCCGCGGGAACGTGGCCGGTGCGGGCGCAGAGCGGGCGGGAGCCCATGTGAACCCCGCGATCTCTTCCGCAGATACGCGCCCGCGTCGCGTTCGCGGCGTTCGCGTCCCGTCGCTGTCCGGGccgatatgtttttttttttcgcgGCGCTCCCCCACCGCCTGCTCTCCGCGCCGCGCCCTGCCCTGCCTGCCGGTTTGGATAGATGCCATGCTGCCCGGACGCGCCGCGCAGCCTTGGGTTTCGGGGAGACCTGCCGCTTcacgcgggcgggcggcggcgtccctTGGTGCGCCGGatcggtctctctctctctggctgccagatgaagaagaagctggATCGTCGTGTCGTGAGTggagggccggccgccggcggctcgGGGTGAAGAGAAATCCAGAGCTGTCTGGTGGTTTCAGGATTCTGGGCGAGtgcgcgtttagttccaaaaaattttcaactcCAAATTTGTGCATCTCCTTTTAGACacgtgtatggagtactaaatgtagttaaacaacaaaactaattgtacagtttggatgtacacggtgAGATGAatattttgagcctaattagtacatAATTAGCCataaatgctacagtaaccccttgtgctaatgatgcggttaaaagccttaaaagattcgtctcgcggttttcagatgagttctgaaattagttttttaattagtgtccgaaaaatcctcccgacatctgatcAAATTGTTGATTTGACAACCAAAATTTTTTGATTTTGAAACTAAACGCGCGATTACTATCGGTCCGGGAGATTGCAGAGATCCGTTCCAGGCCCGGTGTACGGAGCAGCACCTTGTACTTGTTCGGCCACGGATTGGACGACCTGTAAAATGAGATCTCGCGCTCTCGCTTTCAGCCAGCGCCGGTGTGTCGTGGGAGCCGACTCGACGGCAGGGTTCACCTAACCGATCGGTCTCCGGTAACCGTCGGGCTTTGGTTCCGGTTTATCGAACCGGTTGCACCGGTTActggtagaaaccggtcaaattttaatttaaattcaaaaaacttagttcaaccggttcgtaccggtataccgaccggttagaccggtttatcggccgattagaccggtttaccggccggtttgaccggtttaccaagtgggccttaatgggctgtcttatttttttccttttcttttttgttttaactttaaatgcccgaaaagtatgttaaacgaacgaatttttgagaaaatttgacaccattagattcgttgcaccttgaagtatttttagaattttttttgggaatttttcattttttgaaattcaaatttaaattttgaatttgggccggtttggtaccggcccaaaccggaaccggaccggaccagtttgaccgtaaccggtcaaaccgaactggttaccgacggttcggtTAACTAGTGGGCCGGCACTTTGGAACAAACCAAACGGAAGGGGACGAGGGGAAGATGGCGATGGGTTTTTTTGAACTTAAGAAATGGCGCGGAGGTCGGGCCGGCGAGATGGATGGATGCCGAGGGATATCCACCTTTCTGCCGTATGAATGTGCATGCCACTACGTGTTCCTCTCTGGTACACTAGCGAGCGCCAACGCGCCATGCGAGGCGCATCGTGTGAAAACGAGTGAATCAGCTGTCTTTCGGGAGAAGAAGAACCTGCTCGATCGCAGCCTCGATGGGTACGTGGCACCCCAAGTCATACGATGACTCCTACTACGTGGTAGGCTATGCACTCGATCATACTTCATGACGCCTTGCCCGGACCTGGACCTAACATTTCAAATTAACCGTCGATAGATGCCAATTGCCAAGTCGTGGTTAGCTTCCTCTATCCCGGCTGGACAGAGACAGAGTCAGAGCTAGCCGCTGTTCCTGAACCCCGGGTTAAAGCCATGTCTGAATCTACGCGACACGACGAGACGTCGCGGACTTGAGCTCCTCTCCCTCAGCGAGGCGGATCCAGGCGACGCGCGCGTACAAGATCCTGAAGTCAAATCCCACGAGACCAGAGATACAGCAGCTCGCTCCTCCTAGCTATAGTTGCCTTGCAAAACAAACGTCCGGAAGTTTCCATTACCCGGGTGCCGTCACGCCGTTACCCAGAAGCCCTCGACGTTTCTGAAAAGGCAAGTGGCGGCGGTTCCAACTGACGGCCGGCCGGGAGGAAGTCGGTCAGGAAGCGCAGGTGGGCGCGTATGTATGACTGGCCGTTCTGCCGCGGCCAATGAGCATGGCGGGGCGCTGGTGGAGCGAATCCAGAATTGGATTGGGATGCAGGGAAGGGGAAGGTGGCGGGCGGCCGACCGCCTGCTAAGAGCTGGAACGCACAACGCGGCGTCGCGGCACGGTAGCGGGCAAGCTGGGCCGCCGTTGACCGTTGTACTATCTAATCTTTGTTATCGCATGCCATGACCGGGCTGTGCTGGTCAGACCCATGGATAAGGAGGGTTGGCTATTCGCCTATTCCAGGGCTCGAGGACATGATTAGGTCATGCGGAGTACTAGTAAGTTCGGCAGATTCGGTAGCCTGCTGATCGTGCTTGATGATCGAGTCGGGACGGACAGAGTTTGTGTGCAGCGAgtatggttttaaatagcgggctatgtcAAATAGTGGCGTATTTTTTTTCGAGGCTAAGAGATTATAACGGAGGCTATAACGAACTATGCTAACTAATGGTTTACTACTAAACTataaaaaatacaaataatAGATGCGCAAAAATATAGTAATTTGTGAATTTCATAAACATAATTATATTTCTAAAGCTACGAGAACATTACTTAAGTTGACAATACAATAAAATTCGTACAATCAAATATTAAGTTATCCAAAATACCAAAACAATAGCACTGAGCTAAGGATAAGACAATAGCGGCGCTAAAGCTACGTCATTTAGCGCAGCTATAACGCAATTTAATGTCCATAGCTACCATAGCGGCACAAATATAAATAGTGTAGCGGGAGTCTTCTAAAAAGGCTATAGCGGAGCTATAACGAgactatagccggctatttaaaaccataGTAGCGAGAGATGCCGGCTATCTGCCTAACGAGAAGCGAACAATAACCGAACAAGGCTACCACCAAATTTGGGGATCTTTTTTCTTCGGTTGCaacttcagttttttttttttgggaaaagtTGCCAGCGGACGTAATCCAGCGGCAGAGAGAGAAGCACGAGAAGAAGGGGGGCCGTACCGACATGGGCCGGGGTTATGCGGTGGGAAGGGAACTCGCGCTTGCATTCTGGCCCAGTATGTTTTAAGAATAGCGGCATGGGCCCCCGCTTTCAAACAGTACTGGGCCGCAGCCCATGCTACTGCCAGTGTATTTCCTATTTTCTTCCGATCGGCAGACTCCCCCCTCCTGCTGCAGCAAACTCCACTTGGGCCCTGTGTAGTTCaagcacaaatttttttttgcattggaATCTTactcatttgaagtactaaatgaaatttatttacaaaaactTTTGCtaagatgggttgtaaatcgcgagacgaatctaatgatgctaattaatccatgattaatcaataattagcagatggttactgtagcatcattgttgctaatcatggattaagtatgctcattagattcgtctcgcgatttacagcccatctatgctaaaagttttataaatagacttaatttagtactccatgcatatgtcaaaacattcgatgtgatggttttttttgcatttataGGGTTAtgggggtgggaactaaacagagaCTTTATTGTATTTCTAGACGAGGTGACATTCACCCTGTTCTACTACTGTTTtgctccagcaccagccaatagtatttttctctaacACAATTTCAGCAGTAggctccagccaccagccagccagttgtgtttttctctcacaccactccagcagcagcctccaacaccagcacagcgaacaggTGATTGGATGCCAAAACTAATGGTGCGTGGAAATGTAGTACGAACTAGTCGTACAGAGCTCAGAGCTTTGATGCAAACAGCTAGTAGTGCAAACGTTTCCTCGAAAAAAATTGCAATTCTACGAAAGCCACAAGGGTACTCCATGCTAGGGGCTCACTTATACTGTAGGAGTATGGAGCGCGAGCGCACTCCGATTTTCATTCAAATCCTCGTCTGCGTCACTGTGTGCGAGTTGTATAGGTCGAGTACCGTTCGTAGGAAAAGAAAgagtaaattttttgaatgccatcaaaattttagTCAATTTTTTGAATGCCATTAAAATTTAGATGATCCCTTCATTGCCACTAAAATTTTACTCTCATCCCCTCAATGCCATTCCCGTTAGATTTTGAGCAACAACCGTCAAAATACTGCACACGATCGTTAAACTCTGATCTGCGCGATATTTTTCTTCCCTTTCTACCTCCACGAACCCTAATCGAACTCCAGCCCTATCAGAAATAGATCTGGgcaccgcccccgcccccgccccacccccccccccccgatctccccccccccccgacggcAGCACATCCGAGAAGGGCGCCGCCCGACCCACCGTCCCCGCCGCCCTTCCCCCAGCGGGCCGCAGGAGCGGCGCCCGCCCCCATCCAGCGGGCTGCAGGAGCGGCGCCCGCCCTCCACGCGCCCGACGCCAGGAGGAGGCGCCAGGGGCCCGCGCACGCGCCGGACAAGAGCAGCCGAAGGGGCGCCACCAGGAGGAGACGCCAGCAGCGACACCCCATCCACCCACGACCAGGGCTCCGAGGGGCGCCGCCCGTGGCGACGCGCAGGACCACGCGAGGGGCGCCAGCACCCAATGGAGGCTGCAGGACATTCTTGGCTTCCTACAGGGTGAGTTGTTCATCCTTTTCTTTACTGCTATATTGTTTGAAGAGTCTGCAACTAGAAACACATAGTTTTGATGGGCCATTCATTAACAAGATGGACCCTAAGTCGAGCTACTTGTTGGAATTCAGACTCAGTGCTAATCCTAAAAAGCGTAGGAAGGATTTTTCATACTTTACCTTCAGCAAGGTTGTGGATTCTGATCTATGCAATTTCAAGGACCTCGTTCGAGAAATTGTGGATCAGTACCCTCATGGATACCAAGAAGTTGTGCATGTTTTTCACTATGATGCTGTCACAAAATGCTCGCCTAAAATTACAACCGATCAGGAACTCCTTGAGATGTTCCGCAAACATGTTGATAGCAAGGTAGTTCGCATGACCATCACATACACTGATCCCACAGATGATGTGCCTGTTCCTGAGGGCTACACTCCAGAAAATTCAGATATGCTTGATATCCCATGCCCCCCATCTATGCCTTGTCCATCTTTAGCTGCAGCAAGCCAACCCACTGAGCCAATATCTAGCCAACATACGAAGCCAACAGCAAGGCAGCCCACTGAACCTAGCACAAATGAACCTAATAATGATGTTGAGTGTCTAGCAAATCCTCGTCCACATAAGGAACATGTGGGTGTCCATGATGAAGCCTTCTACCAACCTGCTCGTAAAACACATGTGGGTGAGAAAAACGACTCCGAGTCTGATTCCGAATCTGATGTGGAGTACGAGGATGAGGATGGCTTAATTGGAAATGATCCTTTGCCACCCGTGCCAATTGTAGCTTATGATCGAGATGACCCTCCAATGAGTGTAGGCAGCGTATATCCCAACATGAAGCAATTTAAGTTGACAAATTTAAGGCTGCATATGAGGCTCTAATCCCTGCCTTGCCTGATAAGTCACAATGGGCACAATCTGGCCATAATTTTTTCATGCATCCACCACTCCTAAAACCTACCGCAGGTAGAAGACAAAACCAAAGGTTCAAAGGATGCACAGATGGCAACACAATCAAAAAGAAAGGGTCACATCAATGCAAAGTTTGCAAGAACTATGGCCATCGCTGGTATAATTGtaaggacggtgaccctgatgaCATAGCAGCAATGATGGCTGAAAAGTGAGCATTTTATTCCTTACATATAATTGGCTTGTTATcaattttgttgcatttctccCCAATTAACTCTTTGTTCATGCATAATAGGGGTCcaccaaagaaaaagaagaaaaatgttGCACCATCTTGTGAGAGCAGCATTGTACCTGTTGATCcgacaattaaaacaatgcatttTCCTCCTAGGTATGATCTGCACACCTatattctgattttttttcaatACTTTTTCATTCAATCCTAATTTAGCATATGTATTACAGCAAGAGTGCCTTGGTTAGCTTAGGTTCTGGAAACTCAGTCAGGTACATATCATATCTACATCACTTTCTTACATTGTGCTTGCTATTTTTCCTCATGTACCTAACTCGTGCAGGTCTGGAAGTGGCTCAAACCAACCTGAGCCACTTTCCATTGAGTACCCGACGCTACTTGCATGTGAAACCACACCACCTCGTGCCATCTCCAAACCTACAAGAAAAAAGGCAGCTAAAGGGAAGGCAAAGGCAGcagggaaaaagaagaagaaggaagttTTCGTGCCATATGATAGCCCGGCAATGGGTACTCGAAGCAAGACCACCCCTCAGAAGGACAGCCCCGCCTCACAAACTAGAAGCAAAAGAAAGCTGCCACTTCCGGATCTAAACTGCTAGTTGATGCAATTTATTATGTGGGGTCCTATTTTGCTTGGTCTTTGTGAACCAGTTTCTTATTCTTTTGCTAAGATGTTGTCAGCTATTGGTTGCTGCTAGTTCTTTGTATGCACAGCTATGGCTGATTGGAATATGCCTATGGACAGCACTGATGCTTATATATGTACTAATAGTTGCTTTGACTAATtgcttatatatgtactgtGTATGCTGTTTCCtgtgaaatttttttgtcaTCTAACAGTCAATCTAACAAGGGTAGTAATGTCTTTTTCCTCCCATCTAACAGTCAATCTAACACCTCACTCACGGAATGGCACTGAGGGGATGAGAGTAAAATTTTAGTGGCAATGAAGAGATCACCTAAATTTTAATGGCATTCAAAAAATTGTCTAAAATTTTAATGGCATTCAATGAATTTACTCGAAAAGAAACCAAGCTTGCGAGCACTTCAATTCGTTGGCACTTTGGCACGGAGTTCCAACCTCTTGCGTTCCCGAAGACGACGTGGGCAAGAAAGAGAGCAAGGAGCCAGGAAAGAGAGCGCATCGCCGCTTTACCTTCGTGGGACCCACAGCGTGCTGGTCAGCTGGTGAGTTGATGGGCTTCCCGACGCGACCTGTCAATCGTTGCTGGCACCGCCTCCTCGGTAACCGGTCCAGCGTGTTTCTCCGGACCCAGTTCCTCTGACGACAATTACGCCCTGTTTATATTTTTACCCGTAAATCTATAAACGGAAAAgaaacatcacatcaaatattttgacacatgcataaagtactaaatgaagtctatttacaaaactttttatatggatggactgtaaatcgcgagatgaatataatgaacctatttaatccatgattttcaacaatgatgctacagtaaccatgcactaattatggattaatcatggattaattagtatcgttagattcgtctcgcgatttacaacacatctgtgtaaaaagttttataaatagatttcatttaatacttcaaattagtaagattccgtcGCAAAAAAATTTAGGTTCTATCTAAACACGGTCTTATTCActgtgttcggcaggctggagctggaggctggagctggagtggtgtgagagaaaaatactgttacttggctggtggctggaggctggagctggagtgatatgagagagaaatactgtagggctggagtgctggagaccagccgaacacggtgattgTATCTCCCAGACGTGTGGACCCTCCGGTCAATGTGGGTTATCAGCGGGAATGCGACGGCGGAGCATGGAGTAGGCCTGGGCGTTCGGGctacccgaaaatttcgggtcgggtttttcgggttttatAAATTTCGGGTTTCAAAAACTCCAGCCCGAAATTTggtcaaaataaacaaaacccgacatttcgggtacccgatatttcgggttcgggttcgggtttaccCGATCAACCCGAGATGCAGCTAAGAATGCAGCCTGCAACAGATCCACCGAACAAGTGGCAACAACACAAATCCAAAGCAAGAAGCAACAGATCCACACTTCAACAGCATGTCGCCGACGCAGCAAGCAAGCCTAAGATGGATGCAAATAGCCGGCGTAGCAAGCAGCCTGCAGCCGCCTGAGGCCTCAGCCCCGTGCGTCGTGGTGTGGCACCTGGCCGCCCGCCGCTGGGCTCCGGTTGCCGCGGCCCGCGGCTGCGCGTCGTGACTCGAGGTCTTCTGGTCTCAGCGATGTCGGGAACGGGAAGAAGgggcctcgccgcggcgccTCGAGGGGAGCCGGTGAGGGGGCCTGCACCGCTGCACGGCCTGCAGTCTTGCACCGGCTGCACCTTCGCGCAGGCGCAGTGGcggccggcaggcggcggcgttgggcgAGGGGCGCAAGTGGTGGGGTGGGCGACTCGTCTCGCGACACGACGGGGAAGCCAACAGGCGACAGGGTAGTGGCGGCGCGACTGGGGTTTGGGGTGGGGTGGGCGCCTCTGTGCGGCGCGACTGGGGTTAGGGTTGGTTTCGTGGGCTGCCTGGGCTGCAAGTACAAATGTGCAATGAGTAAACATATATGGGCTGGGCTAtatttcgggtagttcgggtaatTCGGGCACCGTGGCTcaatacccgaactacccgtaataatttcgggtaccgtgggttaGAACCCGAATttgggttcgggtttttcgggttcggggtttTCGAGTTCGGGCTTGGATTTTTCGGGTTCGAGCTTCGAGTTTCGGGTATTTTGCCCAGCCATACCATGGAGCATCCGCTGCATCCCGTCGCGCTTCCCATCCCCCCTGTCTCTCGGGCCACGCTCCGTGTTGGGAGGAGACGGAGACTGCCGGACTGGACTGGTACGTGGGCCTGAAGGAACAAGACCGTAGCAACGGCCTTCGACGCCGATGTCTCTGTTTCGAAAATACAAATATTCACAAATAATAGTCTTACTTTTTATTCGTATAAATATTGGAGGATCGACTAAAATTTCGTGTTGTATTATTATATAATAAGTAAAGTTATTTTTTGGTTATTGTGTCAAACCGAGATAGTACTGTTAAATCAGAATTGACGGAGTGCGTGTTGAGCGAAAAAGTCTGAGGGAGAACGAACATTAGGCTGCGTTTAGTTGATGAAAAAGTTTAAATTTTGATACTATAGCaaatttcgttgttatttgacaaataatatctaatcatagactaattagatttaaaagattcatctcgtgccaatcagttagactgtaaaactagttatttttttaactacatttaatgttccatgcatgtgtttaaagatttgatgtgacagaTACTGTAAAAATTTTTTTCCAACTAAATAGGGCCTTAAGCTCTTTGCTTACGCAAAGCATCCTTAAACACGTTTTTTTTCCTCTACGGCGCGACGCCCAGGCCGAGACCCCAGTTCCCCTTCCGTGTCCATGGAGCCAtggaggaaaagaagaagaaaaaatgagctctccttttttttattgCTGGCTACAAATAGCTTCATTTTTCCACTCGCATTCTCCAAACATTTTTAGCTTCCTTGCTTTGCATTTTTATTCTTCGCCACCATTTGATCGCTCTGCATGTCTGTTTTTTTTAATTCGCAGAGAGCGATGTATAGACTCTGTTTGGTTTCCAAAAGTCTCTAGCCCCTCCAAAAGACCTGGGTCTAAACAAAAGTCCTATCCTGTTCGTTTTCAATGATTAAAGAGACTAAACCTCATTAAAAGGTGTGTTCAAAAGACATTTTTACTCCTTCTCCCTATATGCATGCGGATAGGGTAGGGGCAGTAGGTGGAATTGTAGCCTAAAAGTCCCTAAAAGCTCCTCATGAggatcttttttaaaaaaaatctctacCCTAAAAAAAGTCCGTTTGGTTTAAAAATCACATAAGTCCTAGGGACTTCAACAAAAGTCcatcaaaccaaacagggccatagtGCGACCTCACCATGCATCAAGTCATTTTTAAGGgcagtttagtttccaaaaatttccgTGCATTACAATAACTTGGcacgtttgaccactaattagaaatattaaatgtggataactgacaaaacacATTCCACAACCCCCGGCAAAatcatgagacgaatctaatgaacctaattatacaatgattagacaatatcgTACTACAGTAATCAATCtctaatgacgaattaattaggcttaatagatttgtctcgcgattttccgtccatccgggtaattagatttacaattagatcatgtttagtCCTCTTAATTTTCGGTtgaaaattactacagtaatttttcccaaatatttttgggaactaaactcGCCCTAAGTGTCCCAGAGTAGCATGCTGCTCagctgacatgtggacccctTCTGTTGGAGTGGTCCTGTCCACGCTAGAACGGAGAAACACCTTCCTACCAGCGGACATCGCGCTTGTTTGATTTTCCTGGCGCACACgagttaaaaaaaaatctcacatgATGGAGTgataaatgaagtttatttgtaaaatttttttagagatgagtataacttttggcgatgaatctaatgataataattaattaataattgatTATAATGATACTATGGTAATTATTATCTAATCACGCGATTAAAGACTTCGTTAAATTCTTCAAAGTTGATAGTTGGCCATTCTCGCTACCGTTTTCTACTTGTCGCCTCGTGGGACTTCCATTTCTGTGTGTCCTGTTCCGGACTCGACAACGCCCTCAACTCCATTTCACCATTTCGTAGCCCCCCGCCTCGCGTCCGCGCCATCAACAGCCGTCACGCACTTCACTCCACTCCCCCCTGCGCTCTGGCTCTGCTTCCCAGCAGTGGCTCAGCGGCTGCCCCCGCCAGCCGTGCCTGAATCGTCTTTGTCCTCACCCCgccactcctctctctctctctctctctctctccccacaACGGGCAAGGCTGCAGCATTGCGGCCATCGACGCATTGCTATCGAGAGCGCGGGCACCGAgggcggggggcggcggcggtgccggagCTCGGCGCGCGGTCGGCAATGGCGGGGCGGCTCGTGCTGGCGCTCCCTGTGCTCCTCCTCTTGCTGCTCGTCGGTGAGTCGCTGCTACCTTGCCGTCCTTGAATGTCGCGGTTCTTCAGTTGCGCGCTTGTGAGTACTGTCCGCAATGTGTGGGCTGCGAGATGCCTTGCTTGTTAGGAAAAGGATACGATTCGATTCTTCTTGTTCTTTGGTCTGGATGTTGTGCGGCATGTTCTTAAGCATTTTTTTTGGGGGAATGTCCCGTATGTGTTGCGCCATTTATTCTATCCATTATTATGTAGAATATTTCTTTCCATCGAAAATCAGGAACCAAAGATTGGTCACTGTATTTGGaaatgggggggggggtactTTCGAATCCAAATCACTGCATTGTGCTCTGTTAGCGTTGGTGGTAATCTGAATAGAGCATACAAAATTCGCAGGGCACTGTCGCGGAGGCAAGATTGGCGTCTGCTACGGCCGGAACGCCGACGACCTTCCGGCGCCGGACAAGGTGGCGCAGCTCATCCAGCAGCAGTCCCTCAAGTACGTGCGCATCTACGACACCAACATCGACGTCATCAAGGCCTTCGCCAACACTGGCGTCGAGCTCATGGTCGGCGTCCCCAACTCCGACCTCCTCGCCTTCGCGCAGTACCAGTCCAACGTCGACACCTGGCTCAAGAACAGCATCCTCCCCTACTACCCGGCCACCATGATCACCTACATCACCGTTGGCGCCGAGGTCACTGAGAGCCCCGTCAACGCCTCGGCACTCGTCGTGCCGGCCATGCGAAATGTGCACACCGCACTCAAGAAGGCC contains:
- the LOC120710739 gene encoding uncharacterized protein LOC120710739 codes for the protein MMAEKGPPKKKKKNVAPSCESSIVPVDPTIKTMHFPPSKSALVSLGSGNSVRSGSGSNQPEPLSIEYPTLLACETTPPRAISKPTRKKAAKGKAKAAGKKKKKEVFVPYDSPAMGTRSKTTPQKDSPASQTRSKRKLPLPDLNC